In Anomalospiza imberbis isolate Cuckoo-Finch-1a 21T00152 unplaced genomic scaffold, ASM3175350v1 scaffold_105, whole genome shotgun sequence, the following are encoded in one genomic region:
- the LOC137465728 gene encoding cohesin subunit SA-3-like, producing MVPAISCLFFHFFWELSRVVDSEASPGDLQALRSRAALLLSLCQSCLSEPEPDLRETALQALQELLLLLGPGLPQARLRLRPEPALEAQLGLALLDLVFQPRPRGEPRGPRGSVGGDPGWGIRDGIDGGIDGRINGGIDDGIDGGLMMGSMGDP from the exons ATGGTCCCGGCCATCTCGTGCCTCTTCTTCCACTTTTTCTGGGAGCTCTCCCGAGTTGTCGACTCCGAAGCCTCCCCG GGGGACCTGCAGGCCCTGCGCTCCCGGGCcgccctgctgctgtccctgtgccagagctgcctCTCGGAGCCCGAGCCCGACCTCAGGGAGACG GCGCTGCAGgcgctgcaggagctgctgctgctgctgggcccggggctgccgcAGGCGCGGCTGCGGCTGCGCCCGGAGCCGGCGCTGGAGGCGCAGCTGGGGCTGGCCCTGCTCGACCTCGTGttccagccccggccccgcggtgAGCCCCGGGGACCCCGGGGATCCGTGGGGGGGGATCCGGGATGGGGGATCCGTGATGGGATTGATGGGGGAATCGACGGGAGGATCAATGGGGGGATCGATGATGGGATCGATGGGGGATTGATGATGGGATCGATGGGGGATCCGTGA
- the LOC137465731 gene encoding putative STAG3-like protein 2 → MEELGLWVRRFPGSFLTDSHLKYLGWTLHDKHGEVRLRCVRALQGIYRNPEMAPNLELFTERFKARLVAMAHDKEPEVALEALRLLRELDRNLEEALSPEDCQSIFPVVFVSSRALATAAGSFLFQR, encoded by the exons ATGGAGGAGCTCGGGCTGTGGGTGCGGAGATTCCCGGGATCCTTCCTGACCGACAGCCACCTCAAGTACCTGGGCTGGACCCTGCACGACAAG CACGGGGAGGTTCGGCTGCGCTGCGTCCGGGCCCTGCAGGGAATTTACAGAAATCCGGAGATGGCCCCGAACCTGGAGCTCTTCACCGAGAGGTTCAAG gcccggctggtggccatggcTCACGACAAGGAGCCCGAGGTGGCGCTGGAGGCGctgaggctgctcagggagctggaCAG GAACCTGGAGGAGGCTCTGTCCCCCGAGGATTGCCAGAGCATCTTCCCCGTGGTTTTCGTCTCCAGCCGCGCCCTGGCCACGGCTGCCGGCAGCTTCCTGTTCCAGAGGTga